In the Eptesicus fuscus isolate TK198812 chromosome 22, DD_ASM_mEF_20220401, whole genome shotgun sequence genome, AGCACCTGGCTGTGGTTCATCCCCTACCACCTTCTGTTCTAGATCCTTCTTGGCTTCTGCTGGCACCTCCAAAGGCACTGTGAGGAAACAGATGCCGAGATGGATGCCCATTTCTCCTGCAGTCGCTTCTCAGCATAGCAATTAGtcaaataaataatgagaaaaggGTATATAATCCATGACTTATCCCCACAAGGCCTCACTCAATTTGAAAAATTGCCAGTTCTGTCAAATATGCCAACACTCCAATAAGGTACTTAGGACAcagaatctgaaaagaaaaaaagggacaacatttaaaatagaattatgatAATAAAGCAGTTTGTATTTGATAAATATTCCAGGCTTATTTTAAATTCCCTATCTGCAAGCTAAGATATGAATATGAAACCAAAGCATTGCTGCTCCAAGTCAAATAAATTTTATCTAATGAAGACTTTAATAAATTTACAACTATGGTCAATGGTGCTTAGAAGTAATTAGACTAGGGTTCTTATTTATCCTGAGTTCTATGCTTGGGCTAACTCTCTGCCTAAGGAGTGAGGGGAGGAAGGGCATCTCTGAACCCCTTGAACTTATATACACATTGAGTATCTACATTTTCTTGAAGGAGGTTCCATAGCTTCCTTCTCCTCAAAgggagacatatatatatatatatatatgaattccaAAAGTATCTTGTAGAAACAAAGTAGATGGCAGAAACCTGgctaatataattataattaaggTATGTTAAATTCCTAGCACAGTGACAAAGCCAGTAATCAGTGTTTATGGTGGttgtatattaatatattttaaatattttaatatacttgaGGGCCTACTTTTAATTGGTTTTTGATACTTTCTCTAATAAGGACTTCATAAACAGTAAAACAATGTCTCTATTACTTCTTTTCCAGCAGGGATAGAAAAGCTTAAAATATGAAGACGATTATCTTAGTTATGCATTTCTGGCTATAATTTCCTTATCTAACAAAATCCATCTGATTATTATGTCAAAGTTTGACAAGAAACTATTTTGAAAGTTTCAAAGTTACTACAGAGTAATTCATATTATTTCCAAAATCTGTAGCACACAACACATATAGTATGCTTCCATAATAAAGCTGAATCAAGCTCTGGCCAGGATGGCTCATTTGGTTGTggatcatcctgtacactgaaaagcTGCTGGTTCGATTTCTTGTCACGgcacatgctcaatccccagtagggggcatgcaggagacagttagttaatattttgctctcacattgatgtttctctctctccctctcccttcctctctaagaatcatttttttaaaaaaaaaagctgaatcaAAAAGgctaaaaatttttataaatcttttataaagcataaaataaaatctactgGCAGACATTCAATGTATTTAGTCCATGTGGAAAATGCAATCACATACATTTTGAAAACTAtgcaacaataagaaaaattacTTAACTAGATTTGTTCAAACTaacctttatttttccattagtaTGTGCTGAAGCTACTGATGTTGAAACGCGAACCAATCTTGTGGCTGATAAGTGAATTTTGAAATGCCTATGGAAATGTGAACAAAGGCAGTCCATGAACAAGTCAACTTCCTCCTGGGTAACTTCCCCAGGGGCTTTGTGGACACTGTCCCACAAAGCTTTTGCATCCTCCGGATGTATGGCATAAGAAATATCCAGACTTTGAGGGCTACACGGTACAGACCAAAGAAATTCAGTAGTAGCCACATAATGGTCCATTTTGCATGCAGTCCACATAGCCGCCATCCAGGAAAGATTAAATGCATTGATTGCTAAGGGACTGAAATGACAGTCAAAAGTTTTCTGAAACCAGGTTCCAATTAAGGCTGTATTAGTCTCTGCTCCATTTGCAAGGAATAAGGGTAAACAGGTGAAATCTTCTGGAACAGTCTCCAGAAGACTATCTCCAAATATACAGCAGAACCAACCAGTCCACAACACTTTACCTTCTCTGTTCTCAGATGGCAAGTGAGATTTTGACAGAATCTACAAAGAAAACAGGTTCGTTAAGTTCAAAAGTATATTTACTCCTAAATTACATCACCTCAAATTTAATTAgtacattttaaacaaagaagACATTATATTACTTatgaaaaaacaaagaacagTGTCCCTAATCATTATTAGGGTTTATCAGGTTCACTGACCTTTTTCCTAATATTCTTATACACTAGAGACATGGTATATGGCAAGATCTTTGTACAACCAAAATGCAAAATAAAGGATACCAATATGGTACAACCAGGTacagtatggggggggggggagagggatcTCAACTTTAGGAGCAGTAAAAGGCCACCAAATGCAATGTGCATGAACTCTaagaatgtcctcaggtgaggattttactAGAGCTTAATTTATTtaggtaaattttaaatattaaaaaatttaacattgaAAAGCAAAacgagcccagccagtgtggctcaggggttgagcatcgacctatgaaccaggaggtaatggttcgattacccatcagggcacatatgtgggttgtgggctcgatccccagtagggggtgtgcagaaggcaaccgatcaatgattctctctgaccattgatgtttctatcttcctctcccttcctctctctgaaatcaataaaaatatattttaaaaatttggctcagtagatagagcatcagcccgcaaaCTGAAGggccaggttctattctggtcaagggcatgtacctcggttgcaggtacccctgccctggtcaggatgcatgtaggaagcaaccaattgatgttgtctctctcacatcaatgtttctgtctctccctctcccttccactctctctaaaaatcaatgaaaaaatatccttggtgaggattaacaacaacaacaacaaataaaataaagagaagtttCTGGGTCTCAGAAAGTTTCATTAAAGATTTACACGAAGGCAGGCATCCTGTTGGCCCTTCCCATCTTCCTTCTAATTCCTGCCAGAAACTTGCATATATCTAGAGCTCCAAGAGCCATCTTAGACTATAAAGTCACCTTAAGGATGGAAGCCACACACCAACtatgaaagagaagagagaaggggcccattattaataactagagacctggtgtatgaaaattcatcactcagcacagcctgccccctctcacagtccgggacccctcaggggcgggaggtgacccagtgatcaggggaaggcgacacccccatcacacctctgctgctaccactgccagcagcgcaagccttggccagccctggttacctgagcctcgggcagccctgggtggctgggcagccgccatctgaggcttgcctgtgcctcaggccggccctgggtggctggggggctgaagggactgggagactccggaggcaggcatgtgggGCGGGCCCAACCTTGCcacgcctgccgccccagtggggctgagaggactgggcaccgccatcttgtggctgtgggcactgccatctttgagggcagggcagtcaattagcatattccctccttattggctgtgggcactgccatctttgagggcagggcagtcaattagcatattccctccttattggctttgggcgccacaatctttgcaatggtgtgagggtcaatttgcatattacctttattagataggatatcataaAGCATATATATACCAGTCTTGAATAGCTTAACTACATACACCTCTTTAGAAGATAAAGTTAAATTTGCTGTTATTTAAGCTTTCTGTCATATGCAGCTGAATCTAATCCTAGACATCTTGAGATCCTTTCAAATACCATGACCTATACCATGGCTCAGCAAACTTCTTCTGTAAAggaccaaatagtaaatattttaggctttgtgggctatAGCAAATACTCAGCTTTGCTactgtagcacaaaagcagccatagaaaattcataaacaaatgaaaggggCTCTGCTCCAATAAAATCTCAGTTTCAGAAATAAGCCGTGGGTCAGACTTGGCCATGCAGTCCATGGTTTGCTGACCTCTGAtatataacaaataaacaaattaggTCTGTTCAACTGTTTCAGAATTTCATTTATCAATGACTAAGATGACAAATGAAACAGAAGTAACAGGCATGAATAAAATTCAGTTTCTGAATAAAGCAAAAATTAGTTATATTACTTTTATACACTGCACACAGGAAGGAATGTAAaagtttacatttcttttttttttttctccaattttttttattaagctattatatgtatacatatcttaccattgcccccccccccccccaggttacATTTCTGAGAGTAACTTGATCTGTAtcacaaaatgtaaaaataagttactttttaaaaatatatatttttattgatttcagagaagggagagggagaaatatcaatgatgagagagaatcattgatcggctgcctcctgcacgcccccacactggggatcgagcccataactcaAGCATTTGCCCTGATAGGGAATGGAAtcgtaacttcctggttcataggtcacacaATCATCGTGCCACACAAGCTGGGCTAAGTTACATATTTTGTTGTTAacattctacttctaggaatttaatcCCAGTAAAAACCATAAACCTGTAAAATTCCTAATGATATGAGAAATTATCTTCAACATTAGTTATTAGTAAAAAAGCCATAATGCAAGTAAGTATGGGCAATATGATCCCAATTTTAAAGATACAGATAGCTAAATGGatgtatctatgttcatgagagattaCTGACTTGTAGTTTTCTTTTGTTATAGCGTGTTAATCTGGTTTTgctattagggtaatgctggcctcacagAATGAGTTAGAAAGTATTCCCTCTCCTTCTATCCTCTAAAAGAGAATGTAGAtaattggtttattttcttccttaagtGCTTGGTAGAATTCAGCAGTGAACCTATCTGGGCCTGGTGCTTTCTATTTTGGAAGGTTAGTAATTATTGAtccaatttctttaatagatatagaCCTATCCAGATCGTCTACTACCAAAAAGATGTATACCAACATGTTGAACTgtggtttttaactttttttgtactttatgtatttttaggttttctaaaataaacatgattatacagggtggggcaaaagtaggtttacagttgttcatatggaaatataataattaataaataataatacaagaatacactGTTTcactactcacaactgtaaacctactctgtATTGCCCCACCCTGAAGTAATGAGAAAAACTACTTTTTTAATTTGGTCATTATCTACTTTAAATTTGGTCAAATAAGATATAAGAAGTTACAAATCACAAGCTTAAGAATTTCAAAAACAGTAAGAATTAGCACAATGTCCAAACCAAGACAATGCAGATTCTTTTCCCTAGCAAGCAAGTATTGCCTGTATACTATACCTGGACAAGAAATGCATCAGGGTCCCTTTGTGTTCCTTTCATTCCCAGGAGAGTAGAGAAAATCACTTTGATGTTCAAGTCTTCTCCCACTTCCACAGCAAGTCCTTTTTGCTTTTCAGCAACAATAAACGCACTCAGAAATTTAGAGTATTCTTTGAGATTAGTGTAGGAGAATTTATACAGGGGAGTTAAACTATACAGAGTCCATTGCTTATGTAGAAGGAATGCAACCTTTTGAGGATCAAcatcttcctaaaaataaaataaataaaatcacagcaAATGAAGTTTAAGAATTAGGAAACTTTAGTAAATAAGAATTTAATCAtagtattttaagtatttaatacaAATCTATGGCTGGGTACCTGATCTCTGCACTCCAGCCAAACTGGAGTTTGAAGGACTCTGAAGATCTTTGAACAGGCCTTTGCTTTTTTTTGTCCTTCTTTTAGAATGCTCTTCCCACGGGTGTTCACATGGCCTGTCCCTTTCCTCCAATCAGGTCTTTGCCTAAATGTCACTCAAAAGGCCACCGTACCTAACGTAgcacctgcacccactccaacTTGTTACTCTCTAACTCCTAACAtgctttatatttattactatctgatattacatactagaggcctagtgcacaaaaattcgtgcacttggagggggtccctcagcccagcctgtaccctcttgcagacCAGAGGTCCTCgagggagtgggcttaagctgaagtctggcctccctctgcgggaggcgacctgtGGGCCGATCGAGGGACGGCACTGGCCGGTGAgcggccagccctgtcccccaattgcccctctgcCACTGCCAGTCGCCGCCGCCCCCCcaatcactgtcccctccctctgcccactggcacttgccttggctagcctggtgccgcccgctcactggccccgccccccgccaactggttgttccaccattcagtcaatttgcatattaggcttttattatataggctttgtGTGATTTTCACTGTCTATTTTTCCTACTAGAGTATGAGTTTGATGAAATCAGGAATTCtgtctattttattcactacTACCTTctagcacttagaacagtgccatCTAGAACAGGTGTTCAAAAATATTAATGGATGAAATTTATGTTTCACTTGTAGAAAAGTTATAGATTTTGAAAATAGTAATTATTCTTAGAGCAACTAATTTGATtggatttaattaattttttaaaagtgcctgGCAGTAAATCCATCCTATGGCACAAAGCCTAATTCAGTAGATTATATAAAAAGATACCTGGGAGTATTTTTGCCATGCTCTATTAGAACCACAGGTACCATCAAAAACaaaagccctagctgatttgctcaatggatagagcatcagcctgcatactgaagggtcccaggttcgattccagtcaggggcatatgcccaggttgtgggcctgatccccagtagggggtgtgcaggagacagccaatcaatgattctctctcatcatggatgtttctatctctctccctctccttcctctctgaaatcaataaaaatatattttaaaaaataacactaccTGTATTGGCACTATGTCATTGCTGAGCAAGAGTCTTCAGACACTCTATAGCTTCTAGTTTTATCCTGAATTGAATTTTTCTATACAATTCATACTTTCTGAGATAGTCTCACCACTATCTTTTAGAACTTTCACTAGTTGTCTACTTACAAAAATACTTGCTCAGACAAAATTACTCATGGAAATAGTTATaaacttttatataaaagttGTAACGTTTTTTCTTATTACTAGGCAAAAGCCATGGCAAAATTATTTGTATCATATACATAAGGGAATACTGAATTGGACATTCCAAACTTTAATTAACATACAGTTTCTGTTTACTGGTTAGGAACCATCACTTTCATTACCATCACTAGTAATTTTTCTTTAAGCAAAACTTTTCTCATATCCCAAAAGATACTGTGCACACAACAGTGTTAAGAAAACAAAGTTACCAGGAAGGTCTGAATGACTGATAGCCAAGTTCCTAGCTAAGGGACTCAAAACCACACaccaaactgcctagggcagtggtcggcaaactcattagtcaacagagccaaatatcaacagtacaacgattgaaatttcttttgaaagccaaaaacgacttctgtgcatgggccacgaagtttcaatcgcactgtacatgcacgcccgcacgtggtattttgtggaagagccacactcaaggagccaaagaaccgcatgtggctcacgagccgcagtttgccgaccactggtctagggcttTATTTCATGTTTCagtaaaattacaaattaataatgttttatacCGTCGGGGTCGTCTGCGAATGATCAAAACAGAGCATGATGCCACCAGATAAATCTGAGCCAATTTAAACAGCAAAATAACTTGGTAatgaattacaaaaataaatggaggagaaaagagaagggctTAAAATAGAATGCCAAAATCTGATTTGTAAATATGTAGTAAAGGGAGATTGGAAAGTCGTTATATTGCAACCATCATGATAAAGATGGGGTCAGGCAAAAATTATCAATGGATGTTAAGTCTAGGGGGAAATTTTGATGAGGAACATGatatatgcattattttaaagAGTCTACCCACAGACTGCTTATAGTTGCAGAGGGAACTAAAACAGTAATTATTGGGCAACACCTTGATAGAGTGATCAAAATTAACATTACCTATGTGGTACCAGATGTCATTCCCCCAGGACACAATAGCACCTATATAGTATCCCAGCCAAGAATACACAACTTCAACCTAATTGTGAGGAAATAGCAGACAAATACAAAATGAGGCatattctactttaaaaaaaaaaagggaagagaaaactatactcttcaaaaatgtcaatgtggtaaaagacaaagaaatattgTGGCAAAGTTCCAGATCAAAGGGCTTTAAAAGACATAACAAAGGAGGTACTTACTAACAGTATGAATAActttctttttgctgtttctcatttattttattacctgaaggatggagaaaataCTGAACGTACTAGAAATAGTAACAGAAAATGAGATGTTTTGTTCATATCTATTGTCAATTATTGAGGAACACAAAAAGCATACCTGCAACTGTGAACATTGGGGAATTTTCCTTTGAGGTGAAGGCGGGACAAATGAAGTCAGCTTCCTGACTGATTCCAACCGCTTCTGCAGAGGGGTGGCACCGATAAAGTGATCTTTAAGCCTTGAAGATGTCGATTCTGGGATGTCATAAGAATCCAtggtctacataaaaagaaataaaaccagaatTCTAAACACTAACAAGTTAGTTCATGCTCACAGTTTCAATGCTTCCTCTGCTCACTATAAAGTagttctctcctttcccctccctgcttcccatTTTGATTTTTCAACCAAGTCCAGTATTTCTCCTTGGCTACAGGCTATTTTTATGAATATCTGACAGATAACTCAGACACAGTGTGTTCAAAACTAAATTCAACTCCTTCCCATCCTTCTCCTTCCAAAAGTTAGcagatccattttttaaatttctgtcaaTATTCCAAGTTAACTTAAATTTATTTAAGTAGTCTCCCACTTTCATTCTTTAACATGCAGTCCTTAAGCACATTCTATTGAGATTTTCCTTCAACAGTCTGTCACCTATTCCCAAAGCTACTTCCTTAGCCAGGTTCTATTACCACAACTAAACTTTTCTTCCATATCTAAGGGTAATCACCCTTCAGAAATGGCACTTTATTGTTAGTTACCTGTGCAAAAACCTTTATAGTGATAAGATGAATTCTACTCTTCTGCTCTGTACTTAAAAATCTTTCATAATTCAGCAGTCCTTCCTACTTTCCCTAGATATACATATTTTCTTGTCTTCATGTTTTTGCCTATCAACTATATTCCCTAACTAAAGTgtcctttttccatttcatcACTTTTGAGATCATGCTTGAATCCAATCCAATTTCAAGTAAGTTAGGGTTTTGTTAACCTTGTTTCCCAAAACACATGTTATATACTTCTGTCTATATCAGTGGCTCCCTCATTcctgggagggaagaaaaggaaggaaggggagctgggggtgggtgcGCGTGTATACAAAGAGCTATCAGGggtaagtaaatatttttttaaagcctcaagGTCCTCCTGTGAATTCCGAAGCAAGCTCCCCTCTGGCCagcccaatgctttagcccagggcgCTGTGACCACGAGCAGCAACCGTGCAAGCAGCCCgcccccgtccaaggagcagcagctgtgtgagcagcctgcccccaccagccagaggagccaccactgctgcgagcagcacccaccagaggagctgccgccaactgagaagcagcagctgccacGACCGCCCGAGGAGCCGCTGCCACCTGAGGAGAAGCTCCCCTATGACTcaacacctagatccttcagtgagagcaaaaatggagagacaaaagaaaaaccccaaagaaaaggaggaatcgccagaaaaggagctaagtgaaacggaggcatgcaatatgtcagaaaaagaattcagaataaaggtcataaactggatggatgaaaaaaaaaaatcaacttatataagaatcaagaagaaagaaagagtgatatagctgcaata is a window encoding:
- the CENPL gene encoding centromere protein L, giving the protein MDSYDIPESTSSRLKDHFIGATPLQKRLESVRKLTSFVPPSPQRKIPQCSQLQEDVDPQKVAFLLHKQWTLYSLTPLYKFSYTNLKEYSKFLSAFIVAEKQKGLAVEVGEDLNIKVIFSTLLGMKGTQRDPDAFLVQILSKSHLPSENREGKVLWTGWFCCIFGDSLLETVPEDFTCLPLFLANGAETNTALIGTWFQKTFDCHFSPLAINAFNLSWMAAMWTACKMDHYVATTEFLWSVPCSPQSLDISYAIHPEDAKALWDSVHKAPGEVTQEEVDLFMDCLCSHFHRHFKIHLSATRLVRVSTSVASAHTNGKIKILCPKYLIGVLAYLTELAIFQIE